In the genome of Ensifer sp. WSM1721, the window ATCTGTCGAAGATGTCCGGTTCGAAGATCAAGTTTGGCGCGAAGGTGAAGCTCGTCGACGAGGATACCGAAGAGGAAAAGACCTACCAGATCGTCGGCGATCAGGAAGCCGACGTCAAAGCGGGACGCATTTCCATCTCTTCCCCGATCGCTCGCGCGCTGATCGGCAAGGAAGTGGGCGACTCGATCGAAGTCAACGCTCCCGGCGGCTCCAAGGCATACGAAATTCTTGCCATTCACTGGGGCTGATCGC includes:
- the greA gene encoding transcription elongation factor GreA, with translation MVDKVPMTQGGFVNLQEELRWRQQEERPRIIEAIAEARAHGDLSENAEYHAAKEAQSHNEGRIGELEDLIARAEVIDLSKMSGSKIKFGAKVKLVDEDTEEEKTYQIVGDQEADVKAGRISISSPIARALIGKEVGDSIEVNAPGGSKAYEILAIHWG